In the genome of Brachypodium distachyon strain Bd21 chromosome 3, Brachypodium_distachyon_v3.0, whole genome shotgun sequence, the window AGAGGCTTCGGCGAGGCGttcgacgaggaggagaagacgcaggcggcggcgacgctgcCGCTCTtcgacgacggcggcagcagcagcggcagcgttCGGAAGCAGAAGAAGGCGGCCCTGGTGGTGGGGTGGCCGCCGGTGAGGGCGGCGCGCCATGGCGGGCACGTGAAGGTGTGGAAGGAAGGCGTGGGCATCGGGAGGAAGGTGGACGTGTCACGCCAAGGCTCCTACGGCGGCCTCCTCGACACGCTCGCCCGCATGTTCCCCGACGAGAAGGAGACGCGTGGGCAGCATGATGACGATGGTGATGATCGTGGCCTCGTGATCACCTACGAGGACGCCGATGGGGACTGGATGCTGGTCGGAGACGTGCCGTGGGAGTAAGTTCGCCTCAAATCAATCTCCTGTCAATTTCCATTTGAAAAAACTGAAATCATGCGTCTCTGGGATAACTGAACTGACATCGATCGATTGGTTCCTCTTTGCAGTGATTTCGCGCGGTCTGTGAAACGTCTGAAGATTCTGCTCTGACAGCCGAGAGGATACAATAGAGATGGCCAGGGGATGCTAGATTTTGGGAATGTTCCTTTTTTCTGTGAGATGCTTATTGCCTGCACATCTTCACTGCTTGTTATGCCACAATTACAATCAATCCATTCGTGTATAATACAAcgttttcttctctctcatttTTCGGTTTTCAGAGAGCGTGTAAACTTATGCAACCGTTTCTTCTTTACAACCAAAATACAGTTTCAATTGTCAAATAGGATACCTGAAAGGGATACAGTACCTGAAATCCGTGGATGCATGCTGTTACAGGGGCGGACGCAGGACAAAAATGGAGTGGGGGCACCCATGTTTAGGGAAATCATGCTAATGTAGTATTAAATGTCTAAATATAATACAAAGTCTAGACACATTATCACTGCAGTGAACTAACCTTTATTGACAAGTGAGAAAAATGACACTGAGATAGCATAATATGACATCCTGTAAATTAATGCGGACCGGAGACAAATTGCAGTTGCTTCCCAAGTAATAGCGTTACCTGTGGAGAGAAAATATGAGTTAAATAGTACTAGCTATGTAAACAGATTACTAATGACAGTAAACAAAGAAAGGGAATAAGCTACATTACACTGCATTCTTCCCACGACGATTTTTCATCTTGTGAAATTCATCGACTATCACTTCATTGGTGATTGTGTCTAGCATACCCTTTTCTACAAAGCAAATCAGGCTATGGCTCATATAGTCATCCCCAATTTTGTTCCGCAAAGCATTCTTTACAATCTTTATAGCTGAAAAACATCTCTCGACGGTTGCAGTGGCAACAGGAAGAGTAAGTGCTAGTTTCAAAGCCCTGAAGACAAAATAATAGGAAAGATGCTTCCTTGTATCCACCATCAGTTTAGCTAAATCAACTATGCTTTTCAAGGTAGCAAACTGTGTATCATGGAGTACATTATCTATGTACAGGTCCAGTTCATGCTCAAGAGTCACCATATCCATGTCACTAAAATCATTTGGGTAAAATGTCGCTAATTTCATCAACTTCTCCTTGTCAAAACAGCTAAATAAATCACTCGGGCTCAAAGCAGATATGCATATAAGCAAGTCGGAATTCACCTCATTGAATCTGTCATGGAACTCTTTTCCTAATAGATCCAAAACAGCAAAGTAACAATCTATACGAAAGTGATGCTCATTGTTAATGCCGGTCTTTTGTCTTGGCTTGCTTGGATTCACATATTCTTTTTCCATGTCCAACACGGAAATGTCATGCTTATTGCAGAAGCAGTATACCTTGTTCAAAAGAGAATCCCAGCCCTCATCAGTTCTAAGCTTTTCCAACTCTCGCTTGGTGGATTCCACATCTGAAACTGCATTTAAAATGTCTTTGTCCTTTCTCTGTAATGTTTTTGACAGCCCATTTGTCAAAACtaaaatcatcatcatcatatgTAAACAGAATACAAATTCAAATGACTGAAAATATTTTAATAGGCCATTAGCTTGCCGTCTCTTAATTCCATCGGTGCCATCTTCCTGAACATATTCTAGAACTTTAACAACTGAAGGAAACATCTTTGATAAGCCCACCAATGTTTTATAATGAGAGTTCCATCGAGTGTCACCCGGTCTTTGAAGAGCAAGTTCTTGATTCAGTCCGGTTCCTGTAGCAATCTCTCCACTTCCAATTGCTTTCCTCACTTCTTCTTGGTGACTCTCTCGAAGTATGTCCTTTCTTTTGCAAGATGAACCAACCACAGTCAACAAAAGTGATATCATATCAAAGAAATTGCCAAcgtcaatttttttctttgcaatgGCCACAACAACTAGGTTAAGCTTATGAGCAAAACAATGTGTATAATATGCAGAGATGTTCTGTCTCAAAATTTTAGCTTTCAAACCATTAAATTCACCTGACATGTTACTTGCTCCATCATAACCTTGGCCTCTCACTTGGTTTAGACTCAAACCAAATTTTGCAAGTATAAAATCAATGGAAAACTTGAGATAAGAGGCTGTTGTCTCCTCTACATGAGCAACACCAACGAAACTTTCATTTAATACTCCACTTTTATTGACATATCGAAGAACCACTGCCATTTGTTCTTTGTCCGAAACATCTCGACACTCATCAACCAACAAGCTGAACACACCACCATTGCCAATTTCTTCCCTTATAATGTCCAATATTTTTCTTGCAAAGCACTCTGTAATATCTTTTTGAATTGATGGAGACAACATTTGATTATTATGGGGAGCATTCTTAAATGCCTTGGCAATAACATCATTCTGTTTGATAGTATAATCCATCATCTCTCGATaatttcatttattttcaGACTCCTTTGATTCATCATGTCCACGAAAAGGCAGTCCCTGATGCAGCAAGTACCGGGAAACATCAATTGCAGCATTAAACGAATGAGATGCTCATTTTTCTCAATTTGGCTCTGTTTATGCAAGGCTGCAGGGATTGACTGATCCTTTTTCATTAGATCCTCACAACCTTTGAGTGCCCTGTTATGAAAACTATTACGGTCACCAACATGAGTCACCAATCGCTCTGTCTTATTCCATGAGTTGAACCCATCTACTACAAATGCATCATGACCATGGTGATTGTCTTTGATGATGTCCCTAAACAAATagcagcaaaaacaaaaggcttTTTTCTCATTGGGGTCGTACTCTAGCCAATTAGCATACTTTTCATACCAATCTGGATTGAAGCGCCTCATCTTCTTATTTTTCCCAAATGGGGTATACGCAAACTCACAATCACGAGGCTGAAAAGGTCCCCAACATAAGTACTTCCTCCTTATCTCTTCCTGTTTGTTGATTGGGGTGATAATCTGACATCCTCTTCCTTTTACTTGGATCTCTCGGAAGCTTGTTTAAGTCAATTAGTTCAGGCACTCCAGCATTCCTTTTCAAAAATCTGTCCATTATCTCCCTACCAGATAAATAAAACATTTACTACAAATGACCATCTAATAGATTGCGCagtcaagaaaagaaatctgTAAAATAGATTGATGACAACCGATAACCTTGATTTGGGGACAACTGACGGAAGAATTTGGGGACAACGtgagcagccggcgcctggCAATTAGCTTGGCGCCTCCGCCCTCCGGTGATGGGCGTCGCCGTGTCGGGCGATCGGTGATTGGCCTGGCGGCGTTTATGGCTTTGTTTCGTATACGAACCGTCGTACCACGAAGTCGAAGCGTCAGCCGTCAGGCAGAGAAGAAGCAGCGAAACGCCTGTTGGTATACACATGCAAGTACCTAGCTGGGCTGTCCATGGGCCGTGAGTCAGGTCCAACTTGTGCAAATAGGCAACAGGGAGAGATGGACTGGGGGCATACGTATTACTTGACTGGGGGCATACGAAGTAGGGAACGGAACACCTATAAGGGAAACGAAAAATTGACTGGGGGCCTGGGACCCCAGTCACGTCAACGTGCGTCCGCCCCTGTGCTGTTATGTTCGAAATTGTTTCTGATTTCACGGGGAGATTACGTAGTTCCATTTCCTAGTGCAATAAATAGTCCTTCTCCAGCAGGTTCCCTAAACCGATTTCCTAaattttctgcttttctcaaAACACCTTCTAACATGACAAAATGTTCATATAGATAAATGCAAACATAAATAGATCATCATTTAACCAAAATGCATCATCCGAGCATGAAACCACACATGGGCTTGGACGCCATTATCTGATCACGCATGAGCTTCAAGTGAGCCTTTCCCTGGTCATCAAGGTTAGATGAGTTCATGAACATGAGTTCCCTCTtctcttgcttgttcttctctTGTCGTTCCTCAATTGCAATCCTACGCTCTTCCAACAGGACACGATGCGCCTCGAATGCAATCCTTCGTTTTTCCATCCCTCTTATTTGCATAAACGTCCGagccttcttttctttcctctcAGCAGCAAGTGACTTCCTTGTTGCCACTATCATCTCAATGAAGTCTTTACATGaactctccttctccttcttcaaccttgctttctctttcttcctcccaAGTGGCCTCTTTTTCCAGAGTTTGGTGTAGGCTTCTTTTTGCACCCTCGGAGCCACTCTCATCAGAGCTATCACCAATAGTCTCAACATCAGGAGAATATGAGTTGCTTGCGGACTTGCTCTTCTTGTTTGGCACCTCATCATTTCGTGTCCTCCACTTCTCATCATGGAGAAGCAAAGCATAGCAATGCTGCATATTGAATGGCTTTTCTAGCTTCCCCTTCTTTGATGTCAATTGCCGGAAGTACTTTTGGGCAATGTTGGTCTGCTCAAAGAAAGACAGCAAGttgacaaaaataaatttggcAAGTCATCAAATTAACATAgtccaaagaaagaaaacagcaAGTTGACAATATATCCAAAGAAAGACAGCAAAGAAGACAGCAAGTTAACATATTTAGCCTATCATTTTGATTTGTTCCACTTGGGTTGAGCCGCTCAACCTGTTCCATTGCAGAAGCCCATTTGTTGCATGTATCTTGTATGGCCGACCACCTATTTGTCAATGACTTTTGAGTTCGGTCACCCGATGTcttcttgatttgatggtagtgTTCATGGATACGTTGCCAATAGGTAGATCCACTTTGCTCAACTCCAAGAATTGCATCAAGTGTGATGGCCTCCCATGCCAACACCAAAGTTTCATCCTCTTTGAATGGTATAGTTCACTTGCCACCCTTTCGAAGGAGATGGATCAATAAACCCTCGTCGTCCATAACCTCCGCATCATCATCTACCATCATGCTCATGAAAAATCCATCACCAACCACACTGCAAAGCAATATTCATCACATTTGGTGCACTACGATGCAAGAGGGAAAAATCTCATTTGATGTACTACAATACTCATCACCCATCAGCAATCACATTCATATAGTCAATTAACATGTGCACAGCAGAGGGAAAAATCTCACATGTGCACGGCAGAGGGAAAAATCTGTACCTTGTAGCCATTTCATCGAGAATGAAAATGTCGTCCTTCCCGATTTGGACCAACGAAAGTTTTTATTTGGTGCCAACAGCATACCCCACAAAATGGTGCGACTGAAAATCGACAaacttgatttatttttttgaaaactaaACTCTGCACGAAACTATTTCATAAATCTGACCCTTTCGCTTAGCGCCCACATACTCGGCGCTATCCTCTGAAGCATACGCCTAGTCTGGCGGCGTTATCTCCTTGCTAGCGTGGCACAATCGCCCCCCGTGTGCAGTCGTGTAGCGCCAAGGGACGGGGCGTTATTTCTATGTGCATAGCGCCAGTTGTTGCGGCGTTACCCTTCGGTGCCCTAAAGTGTATGGGATGAAGAGTTCGGGCTGGAGCCAGCAGAACCTCCTCCTCGAGAGGACAAGAACACAAGTTGCTGACGGTTGCTCCCCCTTGAGTCTCTCCCCAAATTCGTTGATTTGTGAACCTCCTCCTCGTTGAAGCCTCTCTTGGATGCGCCCAGGCATAGCACCAAGACACCGGGCGCTACATGACCGCACGTGTGGTCCGGCTTCGCCACGCTGGCAGGGGATAACGCCGGAGTTGAAGGCGTTAAGCTTCAGAGGATAGCGCTGAGCATGTGAGCGCTAAAAAAAGGGTCAAATttgtgaaatagtttcgcGCAGAGttcagtttaaaaaaaatcgactTTGGGTCAAATTGTCGATTTTAGTGGCGCGACCAGCTGCCTCTTTTGACCGAAGAATTCCACAACCCACTTCGACACTCGAGCTTAAAAATATCGTCCATTGGACATTCTATATCGAAAAGAGAGCACAACCCATTGGTGAGTCCATGACTACAAAGTGGGCTGGCATGCTTTCGCTTTAATCCGCTCATAATTTAAGGCAGGTTTTCTGAGAAATAAACATCTTGACCAAGTTTCGGTTTTTAAAGTCCAACCTTGTGCGGGAAACATAGATGGCCCGTATCAAAACTCCAAATCAACACAAACCATTTCCATTAAAAAAGATACAAAGCATTTCCCCTCTACATCACGCCGTTGATTATCCATGTTTTCTCAGACACGCCATTTGAATTCATGACAATACTACTACTATAGATTCATCAGTTTTTCAAAACACTATAGATTATTCTATTTCAAAGAAGTTTGGTTTTATGCCGTTCTTTTTACCGAGTTATTGTGAAATTTTTGAGGCTAAAAAAGGTGAAATTAAAGGGGAGGGACTACAAAAAGCCTAATGTTTACATGGATCGTCACCTTTCATGTGTGCTTCAATTTGCTTGattttgtgtattttttttgagaacacagcacaaacgcagacgctcaccctatgaacgcacacacgaccactgaaagaatagcACCGGTTAAATTCTGAAATAATCCAAGGAAATGTGAACACATGTCTAGGACTTGAACCTGAGTGGGTTAATTTCACCACAAGaaaccagaccacctgagtCAGGCTCAGTTCACgtgtgcttttcttttttttgagagaaggCCATCTTGGCTAGCTTTATATTGGTCAATATATAAAGTCAGATCGTTCGCTGAAAAAGAAGAGTCATCTGAAAATTTCAAGAAAATCAAAATCGTTGGAGGGAATCAGGGAAGGCACGAACTAGCGCCCGCGGCGAGATGGCGGGAAAGCAATTCCTGTCTCCCGCCCGATTCCGAAACACCCGCCATTCCCAAATCCATCCCCACAGAATGCCTATCGTACCCCATTTCTTTCACTGACATAAGGGACCAAAGTGTTCTCCGGACCCAGCTGCCAGGCAAATCTTCCATAGGAAGGTAGCGCGAAACATttcgcggcagcggcgggttTCCCCAATTTCTCCCTCCCATTTTCCCCTCGGCGCCCCCAAAGGCCCAAATCGTTCCCTATTAATTCCCCACCCCATCTGCTAACCCCCACTCCCGCCTCTCCCCTCCCACAAAATCCTAGGGTTTCTCGATCCCCttctctcgccgccgccgccgacgagtaATACCCGCCCGCTTCCGCCATGTTGGAGCTACGGCTGGTGCAGGGGAGCCTTCTGAAGAAGGTCCTGGAGGCGATCCGTGACCTAGTCACTGACGCCAACTTCGACTGCTCCGGGACGGGGTTCTCGCTGCAGGCCATGGACTCCTCCCACGTCGcgctcgtggcgctgctcctccgctcCGAGGGCTTCGAGCACTACCGCTGCGACCGCAACCTCTCCATGGGGATGAACCTCAACAACATGGCCAAGATGCTCCGGTGCGCCGGGAACGACGACATCATCACCATCAAGGCCGACGACGGCTCCGACACCGTCACCTTCATGTTCGAGTCCCCCAGTAAGTCCTCGATCTGTCGCCCATCTCTCGTTTGCTTGTTGGTGTGGATGGATTGATGGAACAGATCAGTATTTGCTGATTTTGACGGTGGTGTCGGTGTGGATGGATTGATGGAACAGATCAGGATAAGATTGCGGATTTCGAGATGAAGCTGATGGACATCGACAGCGAGCACCTCGGAATCCCTGACTCCGAGTACCAGGCCATTGTACGCATGCCGTCTTCTGAATTCTCCAGGATCTGCAAGGACCTTAGCAGCATCGGAGACACTGGTATTATGAATCCCCAACCCCCACGCTTGTAATTGCTGTTCCCTGGGATAGCTATGTTCTCACATATTGTGTTGCAGTTGTCATCTCGGTCACCAAGGAGGGTGTCAAGTTCTCCACTGCTGGAGACATTGGAACTGCAAACATAGTTTGCAGACAGAACAAGACTGTTGACAAGGTATCTTATATCTGTTATGACCACTAATGGGTACTCTGTGAAGCTTTACACATCCTAGTTATTTATATTATTAATTCAGAGATACTATAATACAGAGCAATTGTTAGGAAGTGGCGCAAAATCTTAACTGTAGTGGTATTTTCTTTCCATTGTCAATATATTACTTGTCCCCATATCAAGTTGGTACAATCTCACAAGATCAAACACATGGCATTTGCATAACAAGATGCCCACATCCCAAATAACACCTACATAGAAATGAAATGGTAGACCGACTATTATTACCATGGTTGAGTGCCCGTCTTGTGATTATGCCTTCCAGCCATGCTGGGTTAACACCTAACACCTCCTTGGTCAGTATATCATTTACAAGTAATTACGTGGAGTATCAACAGTTCAGGTATGAAAATGAGCACAAAATGTGTTCCCTTCTGTGAACAAACAACAAACTCTGCAGTTTCTGCATAGTAATTGCCTCACTGATCTCCCTTAGTGACAGAATCTGCAGTGAAGGTTCTTATTATTTTCCTTGCAACTGTTTGTTCTGTCTTTACACTATGGCTTTGTCCAGTTAAACTAAAATTCCACAGCACATCCGTTTATGATAGTAATCTAGAAGTGCTCTTTAGTTTCTAACTTTCTGTAGTATTCCCTCCTTTACTAAATACTTgttgctgttttagtgcaaacttgtactaaagcagcgacaagtatttaggaacggagggagtaccattttaAGGTCATGTAACATAATGGTAGTCTAATGGTCGGTTTTATCAATGCAGCCAGAGGAGGCTACTATCATTGAGATGCAAGAACCAGTATCATTAACCTTTGCCCTAAGGTACATGAACTCCTTCACCAAGGCAAGCCCACTCTCGGACCAAGTGACCATCAGTCTTTCATCTGAACTACCAGTGGTGGTTGAATACAAGATTGCAGAGATGGGCTACATTAGATTCTATCTTGCACCAAAGattgaagaagatgaggaaaTGAAGTCATGATTGCATCTCAAGGATATGCTTATGCTGCTTGCTTTTCCAGGTCTTACGACCACTGTTTGCTTAACTATTGTTTGTAAGCAAAATGGATGTTATGCTTGCTTTAGCTACTCTTCTGTACCTGACTGCTCTGTGGATCTTTGGACCTCAGGGTATCAATGTTGTTAGCTTAGTGATGTTCATTTCGTTTCCTGAATTTTACTTCATTGGCGGAACTGTAGTGTGCTGCTTCTGGTTTTGCTTAGCTGACTACGCTAGGTTGAGCATGAAAATACCTCGTTTGTGCTTTAGAGGCAGCATTCTGAGGAACAAAACTATGCAACCATTGCCAAAATTTAGGCTAGATCATCATTTTATCGTAGAGTTAGTTTTTAGCACATTGAGCAATAGAGCTGTACGTTTTGAGATTTGCATTTCTGGCTTGGCAAGTTGGCAGGACTGAGAAATTCAGCAACGGTGTATCTCTGAAGTCTGAATTAGAGAGTTCATTGTGGAATCGGAGATGGACTCCTTATGATCCAGTCTTCCGATTCATATTGGTGACATACGGGTCTATGGCCTTACAACACTGGAGTACTTAATATGAATCATATTCACATGACATGATTAAACAGTTCACATTGAGAATGTTAATCAGTTGCTAGCTACTACAGTCTGCATTAGACAAGCTGCTTCTGATGACCACCATTACTTCAGTCATTTGTGACAAGTTACTTTGATCCTGACCTCAGACCTCTGTCAGCGTCACTGCTCTGAAATCTGCACAGGATTGTGAAGAGAAGAGCTGAGTATTTTTAATCAGTATATCTGAAGAGCTAACATATCTACCTGCCGAAA includes:
- the LOC100833907 gene encoding auxin-responsive protein IAA9, translating into MELELGLAPPNTKHLLGDTTEVDSAACRGGSGTKRGFGEAFDEEEKTQAAATLPLFDDGGSSSGSVRKQKKAALVVGWPPVRAARHGGHVKVWKEGVGIGRKVDVSRQGSYGGLLDTLARMFPDEKETRGQHDDDGDDRGLVITYEDADGDWMLVGDVPWDDFARSVKRLKILL
- the LOC100843467 gene encoding proliferating cell nuclear antigen; translated protein: MLELRLVQGSLLKKVLEAIRDLVTDANFDCSGTGFSLQAMDSSHVALVALLLRSEGFEHYRCDRNLSMGMNLNNMAKMLRCAGNDDIITIKADDGSDTVTFMFESPNQDKIADFEMKLMDIDSEHLGIPDSEYQAIVRMPSSEFSRICKDLSSIGDTVVISVTKEGVKFSTAGDIGTANIVCRQNKTVDKPEEATIIEMQEPVSLTFALRYMNSFTKASPLSDQVTISLSSELPVVVEYKIAEMGYIRFYLAPKIEEDEEMKS